The stretch of DNA GGCAAGTTGGACATCGCCGTTTTTCATGGCTTCGTTAAGTGATTCTTCGGAATCGTAATAACGCATGGTCATTTGCGAACTGGTCGTCTGCTGCTTCCAGTAGAGGGGATTACGCGCGAAAACGATGGAATTGCCGGGGTCGAAACTGTGCACGGTAAAAGGTCCGCTGCCTGCGGACTGCTTGGCATAGTTGGCATTTGACGAGGAATCGTAGACGATGCCGGCACGTGAGGAAAGTATGCGCAACAGTCTTGGATTGGGTGAGGAAAGCGCAATCTGTACCGTTGAGGTATCGGGGTTTTTGACGGATTTGAGACCGGTCAGATCCTCGGCCCCCACGTAGTTTTTATTGACAATCTGCTGAAGCGAATAGACCACATCGGTGGAATCCAGCGCGTCGCCGTTGGCGAAACGCATGTCGGAATTGAGCGTGAACGTATAGTTGAGGCCGTCTTTGGAAACGTCCCAGCTTTTGGCGATGGAGGGGACGAGTTTGTTGTTCTGGTCGCGGCCTACCAAAGTTTCATAGACATTGCCGATCAGCGCCTGATCGAGTTCCTTGCCGGCAACCGTGCGAATGTCAAGCGATTGCGGGGCCGTGGCATCCAAGCCGACAGTGACTTCCGAACCGGAATGAAGCAACGTGGCATCGTTGGAACGACGGTCGAAATGAACCCAGCCGACACCTACGAGGGCGAAAAGAACCACAGCAGCGCCGAGGAAGGCGAGACCTCTTTTTGGCCCGCTCGTTTGCTGCTTATGCCGTGACATGTTTCAAAACTTTACTATCCGGTGCTGAATGATTCCTGAAAGGCATGTGAAGCTTTGGAATACGAAGGATTTGGGCGCAGACGTCAATCAGAGCGGATGGAATGCGGAAGGGCAGGTGTCGTTCAACAGGCAGGATTCGCAGTCGGGATTGCGAGCGGTGCACACGCTGCGGCCGAAGAGGATGAGGCGGTGGGAAAGGTTCGACCACTCCGACGGCTCGAAATACTGCGTGATTTCCTTTTCGACTTTGACCGGGTCCGGGTGCTTGTTGCGCCAGTCGGTGCGCCAGCGCAGCCGACCGGTGACGCGGATGACGTGCGTGTCGACAGGAAAGCCGGGTACGCCGAACGCATCTCCCAGAACGACGTTCGCTGTTTTGCGGCCGACGCCGGAAAGCGTGGTCAGCTCCTCCATCGTCTGGGGCACCACGCCGTCGAAATCGCGGACGATCTGCGCGGCCAGCTCGATGATATGAGCGGATTTCGTATGGTAGAAACCGAGCGGGTGAATGATATCCTCGATGCGTTCCGGATCCGCCACCGCCAGCGTTTCCGGTGTACCGTAGTCGCGGAACAATTCAGGCGTGACGCTGTTGACCCGCACGTCGGTGGTCTGCGCGCTCAGGACGGTGGCGACGAGCAGGTGGAACGGGGTTTCGTAGTCGAGCGTGCACATTGCTTCGGGGAACATTTGGCACAGCACGTCGTATTCGGCGTGAATGCGCTCGGCGCGTTGCTGCTTGGTTTCCCTGGGCATGGGCTTTCCGTTCCTTTGCTGGTGTTTTTGGTTACGTTTGCTGCCTCGTTATCGGCAACGAGACAAATCTTCTGCCCACTATAGGCACGGATTTGGCGGTTGTCACCTGGTTTGCGTCGTTTGCATAGTGTGCGGCATGTCAATTCGTGATTTTTTCTCAGGTCGATTGCAAGCCGCGTTTGATAACGGGAAAGCGAATCGTAAACGTTGTTTTGGCGAGGCTTTGGTTTTAGCCGAAGTTATTGTCGTATAGTCTCGGTGACGATTTTGTTTCGATGCTTAGGGCGATTGTCGTTCGTTTTGCTTGAGATACTCGACTTTGCCGATGGCTCATAGATTGCCGGTATTGCTGGTATCAGTGCTATCGCCTGCGTCAGTGGCGTCGTTGCCGTCAGTATCGGCATCGCCGTCGCTATCCGGCGGGTCGAAACGATAGCCCACGTTGCGCACGGTGCCGATCATATGCTCGTATTCGCCGCCGAGCTTGGCGCGCAGACGGCGCACATGGACGTCCACGGTTCGCGTGCCGCCGTAGTAGTCGTAACCCCACACTTCCTGCAGCAACTGCGCGCGGGTGAACACGCGGTGCGGGTGCTGGACGAGGTATTTCAGAAGCTCGAATTCCTTGTAGGCCAGATTGACCGGCTCGCCATTGAGCGTGGCCGTGTAGCCCTTCGTATCCACCACCAGGTCGCCAGAACGAATCTGCCCGTCTTCACGATAATTATCTTGTTCTGCCGAAGCACGGGACATTGTTGGTGTGGCTTTGCCGCGCTCGCAGATCAGGCGCAACCGACCTTCGACTTCGGCGGGGGAGGCGTTGCTCACCACGACGTCGGCTACCCCCCACTGGATGTTGATGGCGGTGAAGCCGCCTTCGGTAATAATGGGAATAATCGGGATGGAAAGACCAGAGGCATGGATCAAGTTGCACAGGGTCTTGGCATTGGCGAGGTCGTCGCGCGCATCAAGGAAAAGGATGGTGCTTTCGGGAAGTTTCACGAGACTCGCGGCGTCCATCGGCAGCACGCGCACGCGGTAGGAAAGCAGGGCAAGGCTTGGCAGCACGCTGGCAGGATTGGGGGACATCGTCATCAATGTTAAATCGGTCATTGAGCCCTCCCTCCCAATCGTGTCCCGTGAGTTTGCAGTTTTGCCGTTTCCGGCCAACTTACGCATAGCTCGACATCGTGTATACGACATCTTTGGGGTTTATGCGATTCATTTATATTGTACCTGCGGGTTGTGGACACAGGCCGCTACCATATTGCTTATGGAAAACCCTGTTTGTGTCGGCAGTGTTACGCCGGAGTTTCCGTGGTTTTGAAGCGTGCCGTCGGCTAGACAACAAGGTTTTGAATGACGGGATTTTCGTGCGTAAAATGACATGGAAACAAAGCGAGACGGAACGGGGTTTACGGATGGCTGCTGCGGCGAATGGCGACAATGAAAATACTGTCGGTATGACGGGTTCCGCCCGTGTCTGTGTTGACGGGAATGGTATCGGAACCGCCGAGCCTGCATCTGCGCCAACGACTACGGGTTCCGCCCGTTCGGCGAAATCCGTGGTGAAGCTTGAGGTTGTGGTCTACGCCATTATCGTGGTGATGCTTGCGGTCTCGTGCCTTGTGGACGGCCAGGTGCAGCTCACGATTGCGGAACTCATCGCGCAGATGATGGTCTTCGGGATCATTTTCTGGCCGATGCGCGGCTCGATTGTCGATAGGATCATCGGTATCATCGGCGGCGAGCTGATGATCGGCGGCACGCAGATGGTACTTCTGGACCTGCTGCCCAGAAGAGGTGAAAGCAATGGTGTCCATCGGGCGCATGTCGGCCGGTTCGATGAGGTTGCTACCGGCAGTTTGCTTCGTGTCTGCACGCTTTGGGCGGGTGCGTTGTTGGTGGTGCTTGCCGCCTTCGTTATTTTGGGCTTCCTTCACCAGATGCTGCGCCGCGAACGCACGAATATGGTACTTTCCCTTTCGCAGAGCCTTATGGTCAATGTCGCCGTGGCCGCCGCCTCCGGGTGGGTGTTCCTTCCGGTGCTGCTGCGCTATTTCTCGGGGAATTTTAAAGGTGCGAAGGTTGCCGGCGGGGCTCAAATCGGTATCGTGGCGATTGTTGTCATTGTCGCTTTGGCTCTGTTGGTGGTGTTGGCGTGTGCCTCGGTGCGTTGGTGGCGTGATTACGATGCCGTCGGTCAGCCGGATCGTAGCGAGGTCGTTCCGCATTGGGATATCGACGATCGCAAACGCTACTCTTGGATCGGCATTGGTTTTGCGCCGATTATGTACGGCGGATTCGTCGTGTTCTTGGCGTTGGTCGCGCTGCTTGTTTTCGTCGGGTGAGGTTATTGCTGCGATTTCACAGCACGGAACGCTTTTATATGACGTGATTGTTCTTCAATGCTGCGCCTTGTTTGCTTGAGAATTGCAAAATGTTGAAATATCAATGATTCTGGTGACAGGCAAATTGCTGCGATAAATGTATTTGCAGCAGAGAAGCCTTATTTCGTTTGGGATTGCGTTCCCTGCTGGTCCGATACAGCGCCGAACACATTTTTGAGCTTGCCAAGTCTTCAGTGCTGTGACGAATTGGATTTGGACATTTGTTCGCTGTGACTATGCATATGGCAGTTATCTTCGTATGCTTACCAAGCGATGATGCCGAGGTGTTCCAGCAGTGTTTTCAGGCCGATGAGGATGAGGACGATGCCGCCGATGATCTGCGCGGTCTGCTGCCATTTCACGCCGATAACGTGGCCCAAGTAAAGGCCGGCGATGGAGAAGGCGCCAGTGATGACGCCGATGATGGCGGCCGCTCCCCAAATATTGAGCGGCATGAACTGGAAACTCACGCCCACTGCAAACGCGTCGATGCTGCAGGCGATGGCCAACGGCGCCATGTGACGCCAGTCGAATTGTGCGGTCTCCTTGGCGTCCTCTTCTGGCTCGCCGAATGCCTCGCGAATCATATTGCCGCCGATCAGCGCGAGCAGGCCGAAGATAATCCAATGGTCTACGGCCTCAACGTACTTGCCGAACAGTGAAGCGAAAAAGTAACCCAGAATGGGGAAGAGCGCTTGGAACCCGCCAAACCAGAGCGCTGTTTTGACGGCATTGAGCGGCCTGACATGTTTGGTGGCCAGCCCCTTGCCGATGGCTATGGCGAAGGCATCCATGGAAACGGACACCGCGATAAGCAGAATTTCGACGATCATAACCTGCGTTTGCACTTTCGTGTTCATCCGCAGCTATGTTGGAAAACGGTAACGATGATTCGCTACCGTCGCATGTCGCACGCGGATGGGCCTCGACGGTCGCCCGCCTACGCCTTGTGTTTCGGCATTGAGAACTGCCGGCAACTCCTTACTGTTCCGGCTTTGAATTCCCGATGTGAATACCGTTCGCATGCCACAATTGTTGACCTTTAGTATAGTACGCGTCTGATGATAGCGCGTAACTTTATCGGGTTGCGAAAAATTTGCCGGGTTCCTGATGTTGGCCTAATCACAGACGCCTTTTATGTATTACGTTTAGATGATTTGGTCGGTAAGCTTTGGTGATTGGTGCAAATGAAAACCGGAACGATGCGCAATAGTGCATGTTCCGGTTCAAGCGATGTTGAATGTCAAGTGGCTATCCGGCTGATGCTCGCCAACTAGATAACCGGCCGATATTCACGATAAGCGATTACTCACTTCTTGGAGGCGGCGAGGCGCTCGCGAGCGGCCTTGATCTGCTTCTCGGCTTCTTCGACGCCAGTCCAGTAATCTCCGGGCATGACTTCCTTGCCGGGTTCCAGAGCCTTGTACTGCTCGAAGAAGTGCTTGATTTCGGCCTTGTGATACTCGTTGACGTCATCGACATCCTTGATGTCGTCGAAGCGCACGTCGGCGGGCACGCACAGCACCTTGTCGTCGCCGCCCTCTTCATCTTCCATGTGGTAGAGCGCCACGGCGCGGCACTTGATTTCGCAGCCCGGGAAGACCGAGTTCGGGATCATCACGAGTGCGTCGAGCGGATCACCGTCCTCGCCCAGCGTATCCTCGATGTAGCCGTAGTCATCCGGGTAACCCATCGCGGTGAAGAGGGTGCGGTCGAGCTTGATGCGGCCGGTCTCCTCGTCCATCTCATACTTGTTCTTCGATCCGCGCGGGATCTCGACGAGGACATTGAACGTTTCAGCC from Bifidobacterium sp. ESL0728 encodes:
- a CDS encoding ABC transporter substrate-binding protein; its protein translation is MSRHKQQTSGPKRGLAFLGAAVVLFALVGVGWVHFDRRSNDATLLHSGSEVTVGLDATAPQSLDIRTVAGKELDQALIGNVYETLVGRDQNNKLVPSIAKSWDVSKDGLNYTFTLNSDMRFANGDALDSTDVVYSLQQIVNKNYVGAEDLTGLKSVKNPDTSTVQIALSSPNPRLLRILSSRAGIVYDSSSNANYAKQSAGSGPFTVHSFDPGNSIVFARNPLYWKQQTTSSQMTMRYYDSEESLNEAMKNGDVQLAVLRPSDSPKPFQGSKKYSVSKGLTTSKLTLALNNSSDSIFSDERARSAVRYILDNEAITKSQPNAASVLNGPISPLEPGYDDLSAIFPHNLDAGKNDLNYWITRPGYFGDITFLVPTEYTALGQQVIDQFKTTQLHLVMQVVDDDTLAQRLNNGDYKMAIVAMQGPDDLGAFANGRFGYQNSEAQQDYRNALASRNDIDYQQNLRAYAKTVSSDAGSAWFYTESSMVAADNNVTGYPRNMTDEFLPLRDVGTK
- the nth gene encoding endonuclease III; amino-acid sequence: MPRETKQQRAERIHAEYDVLCQMFPEAMCTLDYETPFHLLVATVLSAQTTDVRVNSVTPELFRDYGTPETLAVADPERIEDIIHPLGFYHTKSAHIIELAAQIVRDFDGVVPQTMEELTTLSGVGRKTANVVLGDAFGVPGFPVDTHVIRVTGRLRWRTDWRNKHPDPVKVEKEITQYFEPSEWSNLSHRLILFGRSVCTARNPDCESCLLNDTCPSAFHPL
- a CDS encoding response regulator transcription factor produces the protein MTDLTLMTMSPNPASVLPSLALLSYRVRVLPMDAASLVKLPESTILFLDARDDLANAKTLCNLIHASGLSIPIIPIITEGGFTAINIQWGVADVVVSNASPAEVEGRLRLICERGKATPTMSRASAEQDNYREDGQIRSGDLVVDTKGYTATLNGEPVNLAYKEFELLKYLVQHPHRVFTRAQLLQEVWGYDYYGGTRTVDVHVRRLRAKLGGEYEHMIGTVRNVGYRFDPPDSDGDADTDGNDATDAGDSTDTSNTGNL
- a CDS encoding manganese efflux pump MntP family protein translates to MIVEILLIAVSVSMDAFAIAIGKGLATKHVRPLNAVKTALWFGGFQALFPILGYFFASLFGKYVEAVDHWIIFGLLALIGGNMIREAFGEPEEDAKETAQFDWRHMAPLAIACSIDAFAVGVSFQFMPLNIWGAAAIIGVITGAFSIAGLYLGHVIGVKWQQTAQIIGGIVLILIGLKTLLEHLGIIAW
- a CDS encoding inorganic diphosphatase; translation: MAETFNVLVEIPRGSKNKYEMDEETGRIKLDRTLFTAMGYPDDYGYIEDTLGEDGDPLDALVMIPNSVFPGCEIKCRAVALYHMEDEEGGDDKVLCVPADVRFDDIKDVDDVNEYHKAEIKHFFEQYKALEPGKEVMPGDYWTGVEEAEKQIKAARERLAASKK